A window of the Lolium perenne isolate Kyuss_39 chromosome 7, Kyuss_2.0, whole genome shotgun sequence genome harbors these coding sequences:
- the LOC127316742 gene encoding uncharacterized protein, whose product MAFGSDPNPTTPSTEPVSNTRREEREGHHHHHRSPSLTAFASPDAEWDDANATDDEDEWAAASAAAAAELEDEAKWEDAAPAESEDDVPAAGSEDDAGGEAGTGEPDSPLRWWPSTSARRDPRKTELFRRLDAACEDRRLQEARRRKPPPPPTGAGDPDEPIWPPKSPHWRRFRELSATKSSPANPLLNPDENSLSLSPSNKSKEMLYDKECETFAITSNRELSSTKSSPANPVLNPDENSLSLPPSNKSKEMLYDKAVDQGDDTASSQIVPYENGHEEKPLPVPSKKIKPSIDTYAVQCANCWKWRLIPTKKKYDEIREKCSQVRFLCKHAHGWKPGVSCDDPADISQDDGFWVIDRPCIAQTPLGWERKISIRSEGRGNFADVYYFPPKGPKLRSFKELERYLRDNPDCSIDLQKSENWFKIPERLQGYLKRCRRQSKPLQPNEVLPLSSAPPIHEDLAPNCVLALYDEGQYCM is encoded by the exons ATGGCCTTTGGTTCAGACCCGAACCCCACCACCCCCAGCACCGAGCCCGTCTCCAACACGCGGAGAGAAGAAAGGGagggccaccaccaccaccaccgctctcCTTCGCTTACCGCCTTCGCCAGCCCCGACGCGGAGTGGGACGacgccaacgccaccgacgacgaggacgagtgggccgccgcgtcggccgccgccgccgccgagttgGAGGACGAGGCCAAGTGGGAGGACGCCGCCCCCGCCGAGTCGGAGGACGACGTCCCCGccgccgggtcggaggacgacgcTGGGGGCGAGGCGGGCACGGGAGAGCCCGACTCCCCGCTCCGATGGTGGCCAAGCACCTCGGCGCGCCGCGACCCCCGCAAGACCGAGCTCTTCCGCAGGCTCGACGCCGCCTGCGAAGACCGCCGCCTCCAGGAGGCTCGACGCCGCAAgcctccaccgccgccgacgGGTGCTGGAGACCCCGACGAGCCTATTTGGCCACCTAAAAGCCCCCATTGGAGGCGCTTCAG GGAATTAAGTGCTACGAAGTCCAGCCCTGCTAATCCTTTGCTCAACCCTGACGAGAATTCATTATCTCTTTCACCATCAAACAAGAGCAAGGAGATGTTATATGACAAGGAGTGTGAAACTTTTGCCATCACCTCCAACAGGGAACTAAGTTCTACGAAGTCCAGCCCTGCTAATCCTGTGCTCAACCCTGATGAGAATTCATTATCTCTTCCACCATCAAACAAGAGCAAGGAGATGTTATATGACAAGGCCGTGGACCAAGGGGATGACACTGCATCATCTCAAATTGTTCCTTATGAGAATGGCCATGAAGAAAAGCCTCTGCCTGTTCCGTCTAAAAAAATAAAACCCTCTATTGATACATATGCTGTGCAATGTGCCAACTGCTGGAAATGGAGACTTATTCCTACCAAAAAAAAATATGATGAAATTCGGGAGAAATGTAGTCAGGttcgttttctttgcaaacatgccCATGGGTGGAAGCCTGGAGTCTCATGTGATGATCCGGCAGATATATCTCAAGATGACGGGTTCTGGGTGATTGATAGACCATGCATCGCTCAGACCCCTCTTGGGTGGGAAAGGAAAATATCTATAAGAAGTGAAGGGCGCGGCAATTTCGCTGACGT GTACTATTTTCCTCCTAAAGGCCCAAAATTAAGATCATTCAAGGAATTGGAACG TTATCTTCGAGACAACCCAGATTGTAGTATCGATTTACAAAAATCTGAGAATTGGTTCAAGATACCTGAACGTCTCCAGGGCTACCTGAAAAGGTGCCGCCGTCAGTCAAAGCCTCTTCAACCAAACGAAG TGCTACCTCTATCTTCTGCGCCTCCAATTCATGAGGATCTCGCGCCCAACTGTGTGCTGGCCCTGTATGACGAAGGCCAATACTGTATGTGA